Proteins encoded by one window of Phytohabitans houttuyneae:
- a CDS encoding RRQRL motif-containing zinc-binding protein, protein MGRIRAAFHDPTGDRYGIPTYWWRGAPAGYATRRQLRDKGLRPGGQPVAAQILWRGIGGTRTAYLYRLDLAAPKRTATPAQRAALNRALLARRTCPACAQVRPYYIPRSLGECLDCAGVA, encoded by the coding sequence GTGGGCCGCATCCGCGCCGCGTTCCATGACCCGACCGGCGACCGGTACGGCATCCCTACCTACTGGTGGCGCGGCGCCCCCGCCGGCTACGCCACCCGCCGGCAACTACGCGACAAGGGCTTACGTCCTGGTGGTCAGCCGGTCGCCGCGCAGATCCTGTGGCGCGGCATCGGCGGTACCCGGACCGCGTACCTGTACCGGCTCGACCTCGCCGCCCCGAAACGCACCGCCACACCGGCCCAACGCGCCGCGCTCAATCGCGCGCTGCTGGCCCGCCGCACCTGCCCCGCATGTGCGCAGGTGCGCCCGTACTACATCCCCCGCTCGCTTGGTGAATGCCTCGACTGCGCAGGAGTTGCCTGA
- a CDS encoding DUF6284 family protein, translated as MDGFDVGAADVEPTADDLAAIQAEWSLIEAGIDLVDAEARMAAANPPCELDWQALRSAEARVQRAMTAFYARPAARRAVA; from the coding sequence ATGGATGGGTTCGACGTTGGCGCCGCGGATGTGGAGCCGACTGCCGATGACCTCGCCGCGATCCAGGCTGAATGGTCATTGATCGAGGCTGGGATTGACCTGGTGGACGCCGAGGCGCGGATGGCCGCGGCGAACCCGCCGTGTGAGCTGGATTGGCAGGCTCTGCGTAGCGCTGAGGCGCGCGTGCAGCGGGCCATGACCGCGTTCTATGCCCGCCCCGCCGCGCGTCGGGCGGTGGCGTGA